A region from the Nostoc sp. HK-01 genome encodes:
- a CDS encoding transcriptional regulator — protein sequence MLRRIGINVVEQINHRQELLSLVRLIIGESGRFPLLAQVFISNVDKPLLELLMQYFAAHPELQLPDPEVTARIFLGTLIHFTIVQEMLHCQEILPMERDRLIDNLINLITNNQIPKTEITDQYSGTKQKTPRRKRNSSGKFQPDYGSEPKQLRSIRLTDTAWENLAQLAAKHNLTRSEMIEIITRQGSLEAEGRRQEGINFCIYMVSRN from the coding sequence GTGCTGCGACGCATAGGAATCAATGTTGTCGAGCAGATTAATCATAGACAAGAGTTGCTGAGTTTGGTGAGGCTGATTATTGGTGAGTCTGGACGTTTCCCTTTATTAGCCCAAGTTTTTATCAGCAACGTCGATAAGCCGCTTTTAGAACTTCTCATGCAATATTTTGCGGCTCATCCAGAATTGCAACTGCCTGACCCAGAAGTAACTGCGCGGATTTTTCTTGGCACATTAATTCATTTCACAATTGTGCAGGAAATGCTGCATTGTCAAGAGATTTTACCAATGGAGCGCGATCGCCTCATTGATAACCTGATTAACTTAATTACCAACAACCAAATTCCCAAAACCGAAATTACAGACCAATATTCCGGTACAAAGCAGAAAACGCCCAGGCGTAAACGCAATTCCTCCGGTAAATTTCAACCTGATTATGGCTCAGAACCCAAACAATTAAGGTCTATCAGACTCACAGATACAGCTTGGGAAAACTTGGCACAATTGGCAGCTAAACATAACCTTACCCGCAGCGAAATGATCGAAATTATTACCCGTCAAGGCTCCTTGGAGGCAGAAGGCAGAAGGCAGGAGGGAATTAATTTCTGTATATACATGGTAAGTCGAAATTAA
- a CDS encoding DevC protein produces the protein MIYTEPGYDSKQIAEILKLYLPKQDVKVLTREEFVKFEENYWKSESPIGFIFGLGVGMGFIVGVIIVYQVLSTDVNAHIKEYATFKAMGYRNLYLLGVIFEEAIILALLGFIPGFAVPLGLYRLTRNATDLPIYMTAARAVTVLIITIIMCMISGAIATRKLQSADPADMF, from the coding sequence TTGATTTATACAGAACCAGGCTATGACTCAAAACAGATTGCTGAAATATTAAAACTCTATCTGCCAAAACAAGATGTTAAAGTGCTAACCCGCGAGGAATTTGTCAAATTTGAAGAAAATTATTGGAAAAGCGAAAGCCCCATAGGTTTTATTTTTGGTTTAGGTGTTGGGATGGGATTTATTGTTGGTGTAATTATTGTCTATCAAGTTCTGTCTACCGATGTAAATGCTCATATTAAAGAATACGCCACATTTAAAGCAATGGGTTATCGCAATTTATATCTTTTGGGTGTAATTTTTGAAGAAGCAATTATCTTAGCATTATTAGGATTTATTCCCGGATTTGCAGTGCCTTTAGGACTTTATCGCTTGACTCGAAACGCTACAGATTTGCCCATATATATGACAGCAGCTAGAGCAGTGACAGTCTTAATAATAACTATTATTATGTGCATGATTTCTGGGGCGATCGCCACTCGCAAACTCCAATCCGCCGACCCCGCCGATATGTTTTAA
- a CDS encoding ROK family protein, with amino-acid sequence MVDENGSIRTLSVDIGGSGVKAMVLDITGTPLTERARVDTPSPAKPEVVINAIAVLAAAQGDFHRVSVGFPGVVRCGVTETAVNLHSDWVGFDLATALSQRLNKPVRVINDADMQGLGAIAGKGVELVITLGTGFGSALFVDGKLVPNMEMGHHQFRKKQTYEEQLGRAALQKHGEKKWNRRLEKAIASLQHLFNYDYLYIGGGEAVKINLQLPLNVKLVPNVTGLLGGIALWRD; translated from the coding sequence ATGGTTGATGAAAATGGTTCCATCCGCACTTTATCAGTTGATATTGGTGGTAGCGGTGTCAAAGCGATGGTTTTGGATATCACCGGAACTCCCCTGACAGAAAGGGCGAGGGTAGATACACCATCCCCAGCAAAACCAGAAGTGGTGATTAATGCGATCGCAGTTTTAGCCGCCGCCCAAGGTGATTTTCATCGCGTTTCTGTGGGTTTTCCTGGTGTGGTGCGGTGCGGAGTCACAGAAACAGCAGTAAATTTACATTCTGATTGGGTTGGCTTTGACTTGGCAACAGCATTGTCTCAACGTTTAAATAAGCCAGTACGGGTAATTAATGATGCAGATATGCAAGGCTTAGGCGCGATCGCTGGTAAAGGTGTAGAGTTAGTCATTACTTTGGGGACTGGGTTTGGTTCAGCTTTATTTGTTGATGGTAAACTTGTGCCAAATATGGAAATGGGACACCATCAGTTCCGCAAAAAACAAACTTATGAAGAACAACTAGGACGCGCGGCTTTACAAAAGCATGGCGAGAAAAAATGGAACAGGCGCTTAGAAAAAGCGATCGCGTCTTTGCAGCATTTGTTTAATTATGATTATCTTTATATCGGTGGCGGTGAAGCTGTGAAAATAAATTTACAACTACCACTGAATGTCAAACTTGTTCCCAATGTCACGGGTTTGTTAGGTGGAATTGCTTTATGGCGTGATTAG
- a CDS encoding aldehyde dehydrogenase, translating to MVTTTVPQQQVKIGPTKLLINNEWVDSVSGRRFATINPTTGETICEVAEADAADVDKAVQAARNAFNRGEWRNISATRRGELLYKLANLIEQNIDELARLETLDNGKPLQNSLGDLGLVIACYRYYAGWADKVQGKTIPINGSYFCYTRHEPVGVVGQIIPWNFPLLMQAWKLAPALATGNTVVMKTAEQTPLSALRVGELIIEAGFPAGVVNLLSGYGPTAGAAIAHHMDIDKVAFTGSTEVGHLIMEAAAKTNLKRVTLELGGKSPNIVFADADMDAAIAGSHDALFFNQGQCCCAGSRLFVEEKCYDEFVAKSVEKARQRIVGDPFDSQTDQGPQVDQEQFNKVMGYIESGMREGAQMLCGGQRVGDKGYFIAPTVFADVRDDMKIAQEEIFGPVMSIIKFKDINEVIERANNTMYGLAAAVWTQDITKAHAIANNLRAGTVWVNCYDVFDAAAPFGGFKQSGIGRELGEYGLQQYTEVKTVTIKL from the coding sequence ATGGTTACAACAACAGTACCGCAGCAACAGGTCAAAATCGGCCCCACCAAACTACTGATTAATAACGAGTGGGTAGATAGTGTCAGCGGCCGCCGATTTGCCACAATTAATCCAACTACAGGCGAAACTATCTGTGAAGTTGCAGAAGCAGATGCAGCCGATGTTGATAAAGCAGTGCAAGCAGCGCGTAACGCCTTTAACCGTGGGGAATGGCGTAATATATCTGCAACCCGTCGCGGTGAATTGCTATATAAGTTAGCCAATTTAATTGAGCAGAATATTGACGAGTTAGCGCGACTGGAAACCCTGGATAACGGCAAACCACTACAAAATTCTTTAGGCGATTTGGGTTTAGTTATTGCCTGTTATCGCTACTATGCAGGTTGGGCTGATAAAGTCCAAGGTAAAACTATCCCTATTAACGGATCATATTTTTGTTACACTCGTCATGAGCCTGTGGGGGTTGTTGGTCAAATTATCCCCTGGAATTTCCCACTGCTGATGCAGGCGTGGAAGTTAGCCCCAGCTTTGGCAACTGGCAATACTGTGGTGATGAAAACGGCGGAACAAACGCCGTTATCAGCATTGCGAGTGGGAGAGTTAATTATTGAAGCTGGTTTTCCGGCTGGGGTGGTGAATCTTCTATCAGGATACGGCCCAACTGCTGGTGCTGCGATCGCTCATCACATGGATATTGATAAAGTCGCTTTCACTGGTTCCACGGAAGTTGGACACTTGATTATGGAAGCGGCTGCAAAAACTAACCTCAAGCGCGTGACTTTAGAACTTGGTGGTAAGAGTCCTAATATTGTGTTTGCAGATGCGGACATGGATGCGGCGATCGCTGGTTCTCACGATGCTTTATTCTTTAACCAAGGTCAATGCTGTTGCGCTGGTTCGCGGCTGTTTGTTGAAGAAAAATGCTACGACGAATTTGTTGCTAAAAGTGTCGAAAAAGCTAGACAGCGAATTGTCGGCGATCCTTTCGATTCCCAGACAGATCAAGGGCCACAAGTAGATCAAGAGCAATTTAACAAAGTCATGGGTTACATCGAATCTGGGATGCGGGAAGGCGCTCAGATGCTTTGTGGTGGACAAAGAGTAGGCGACAAAGGTTACTTCATTGCCCCTACAGTCTTTGCTGATGTCCGGGATGACATGAAAATTGCCCAAGAAGAAATTTTTGGCCCAGTGATGAGCATCATTAAGTTCAAAGATATTAACGAAGTCATTGAGCGGGCAAATAACACTATGTACGGACTCGCTGCTGCCGTCTGGACTCAAGATATTACCAAAGCCCATGCGATCGCTAACAATCTCCGAGCAGGTACAGTCTGGGTAAATTGTTACGATGTATTCGATGCTGCTGCGCCCTTTGGTGGCTTCAAGCAATCAGGTATCGGCCGCGAACTAGGTGAATATGGCTTACAGCAATACACCGAAGTTAAGACTGTTACCATCAAACTGTAA
- a CDS encoding ABC transporter-like protein — translation METNYSSKPVISIQNLNHYFGKGQLRKQVLFNINLTINAGEIIIMTGLSGSGKTTLLTLVGGLRSAQSGSLQVLNKELCGANAKQLTQARRSNGYIFQAHNLHGSLTAIQNVRMGLELQPKILPQEMLARSQAMLAAVGLEQRLNYYPDSLSGGQKQRVAIARALVSQPKIVLADEPTAALDKQSGRDVVELMQSLAKEQGCTILLVTHDNRILDIADRIIYMEDGHLVRDGVSAVVIEK, via the coding sequence ATGGAAACTAATTATTCTTCCAAACCTGTCATATCTATCCAAAATCTTAACCATTACTTTGGTAAAGGACAACTCCGCAAACAGGTTTTATTTAATATCAACCTCACCATTAATGCAGGTGAAATTATCATTATGACCGGGCTATCTGGTTCCGGTAAAACTACATTATTAACCTTAGTAGGTGGCTTACGATCTGCCCAGTCTGGTAGTTTACAAGTACTAAATAAAGAACTTTGTGGTGCTAATGCTAAACAACTCACACAAGCAAGACGCAGCAACGGTTATATTTTCCAAGCCCATAACTTGCACGGGAGTTTAACAGCCATCCAAAATGTGCGTATGGGTTTGGAATTACAACCAAAAATTTTACCTCAAGAAATGCTGGCACGTTCTCAAGCAATGTTGGCAGCAGTCGGATTAGAACAACGGCTAAATTACTACCCAGATAGTCTTTCTGGTGGACAAAAACAACGAGTAGCGATCGCGCGTGCATTGGTAAGTCAGCCTAAAATAGTTTTGGCAGATGAACCGACAGCCGCCCTCGATAAACAATCTGGGCGCGATGTTGTAGAGTTAATGCAATCACTAGCCAAAGAGCAAGGCTGTACAATATTGCTTGTCACCCACGACAACCGTATTTTAGATATTGCTGATCGCATTATTTACATGGAAGATGGTCATCTTGTGAGAGATGGCGTAAGTGCTGTAGTTATAGAGAAGTAA
- a CDS encoding peptidase U62 modulator of DNA gyrase, giving the protein MPNIQEIANYAKENADKLGIKKFDIYGSTIDETSVQVDQGEPKQVKASNRSGVTVRVWNEQNTIGITSTTDVDPKGLELALKTAYDASFFGVKENVPDFSPEATVPIAQTPKDKAPQAPVAELIDKLLVAEKELLSAHPAIQGVPYNGLAQRDIDRFYLNSDGAVRTESHSIASVYLYSKTEEEDKKPRSGNSFRISHSVDELDINGCIKEAADKTISHLNYEKVKSGKYLVVFSPDAFLSLLGAFSNLFNAQSILDKQSLSTPDDLGKEIASPLLSVYDDALHPANVGAETFDGEGTPTRKVALIENGVLTGFLHSAGTAKRMNAQPTGNASIGAKVSVSPNFYHVFAATNSEQEFSLATAENVILIDDLQALHAGVKALQGSFSLPFDGWLINKGEKTSIESATVAGDFLQVLKSIVYLEKEVELTPGGVCPRVWVEGLSITGE; this is encoded by the coding sequence ATGCCAAATATCCAAGAAATCGCCAATTACGCCAAGGAAAATGCTGATAAACTTGGCATCAAAAAATTTGACATTTATGGCTCAACCATAGACGAAACTAGCGTCCAAGTAGATCAGGGTGAGCCAAAACAAGTTAAAGCTTCAAATCGCTCTGGTGTTACCGTGCGTGTTTGGAATGAGCAAAACACAATTGGAATTACTAGCACCACAGATGTAGACCCCAAAGGATTAGAGTTAGCACTCAAAACTGCATACGATGCTAGTTTCTTTGGTGTCAAAGAAAATGTCCCAGATTTCAGTCCAGAGGCGACAGTTCCTATTGCTCAAACACCAAAAGATAAAGCGCCCCAAGCCCCAGTTGCTGAACTGATAGATAAACTACTGGTAGCAGAAAAAGAATTACTTTCGGCTCATCCAGCTATTCAAGGTGTACCTTACAACGGTTTGGCGCAAAGAGATATTGACAGGTTTTATCTCAACAGTGATGGTGCAGTCAGAACAGAATCTCACTCCATCGCCTCAGTTTATCTTTACAGCAAAACTGAAGAAGAAGATAAAAAGCCTCGCAGTGGTAATAGTTTTAGAATTAGCCACAGTGTTGATGAGCTTGACATTAATGGTTGTATTAAAGAAGCCGCAGACAAAACTATCAGTCACTTAAACTACGAAAAAGTCAAATCTGGTAAATATTTAGTTGTGTTTTCTCCAGATGCTTTTTTAAGTTTATTGGGCGCTTTTTCTAATTTATTCAACGCTCAAAGCATTTTAGATAAGCAAAGTTTGTCTACTCCTGATGATTTAGGCAAAGAAATAGCTTCTCCTTTGCTTTCAGTTTATGATGATGCCCTGCACCCTGCTAATGTTGGCGCAGAGACATTTGATGGTGAAGGTACTCCTACTCGTAAAGTAGCGTTGATTGAAAATGGTGTGTTAACGGGATTTTTACATAGTGCGGGTACAGCTAAAAGAATGAATGCTCAACCCACAGGTAACGCGAGTATTGGGGCAAAAGTTAGTGTTAGCCCCAATTTTTATCATGTATTTGCAGCGACAAACTCTGAACAGGAATTTAGTTTAGCCACAGCAGAAAATGTAATTTTAATTGACGATTTACAAGCTTTACATGCTGGGGTGAAAGCTTTGCAAGGCTCGTTTTCTTTACCGTTTGATGGTTGGTTAATTAACAAAGGTGAGAAGACAAGTATTGAATCAGCCACAGTTGCTGGGGATTTTTTACAAGTTCTCAAGTCAATTGTGTATCTAGAAAAAGAAGTCGAATTAACCCCAGGCGGTGTTTGTCCAAGAGTATGGGTTGAGGGACTTTCAATTACTGGGGAATAA
- a CDS encoding creatininase: MHSFIPPERFFPYLTWTDIQDMPNKENVVIIQPVGAIEQHGPHLPLIVDAAISVGVLGKALTKLDANIPAYSLPTLYYGKSNEHWHFPGTITLSSETLTATIMEVGESIYRAGFRKLVLMNSHGGQPQIMQMAARDLHVKYDDFLIFPLFTWRAPNITKELLTPKEAKLGMHAGDAETSIMLAILPQQVKLEKAVAEYPPEQPESTLISWEGQLPVSWTTRDISKSGVIGDATTATKEKGDRILESVSDGWVQVIQDIYVFKLPKSIL; this comes from the coding sequence ATGCACAGCTTTATTCCCCCAGAACGCTTTTTTCCCTACTTGACTTGGACTGATATCCAAGATATGCCCAATAAAGAAAATGTGGTAATAATTCAACCAGTGGGCGCAATTGAACAACACGGCCCCCATTTACCATTAATTGTGGACGCAGCGATTAGTGTTGGTGTTCTGGGAAAAGCCCTGACTAAGCTAGATGCAAACATCCCTGCATACTCTTTGCCCACTCTCTATTATGGTAAATCTAACGAACATTGGCACTTTCCTGGCACAATCACCCTCAGTTCCGAAACCCTAACAGCCACAATTATGGAGGTGGGAGAAAGTATTTACCGCGCTGGGTTTAGAAAACTTGTCTTGATGAACTCCCACGGCGGACAACCCCAAATCATGCAAATGGCGGCGCGAGATTTACACGTTAAATATGATGACTTTTTAATATTTCCGTTGTTTACTTGGCGTGCGCCAAATATTACCAAAGAATTGCTTACACCCAAAGAAGCTAAACTCGGTATGCACGCCGGAGACGCAGAAACTAGCATTATGCTGGCAATTTTACCCCAACAAGTAAAACTGGAAAAAGCCGTGGCTGAATACCCACCAGAACAGCCAGAAAGTACTTTAATTAGTTGGGAAGGTCAATTACCTGTATCTTGGACGACGCGAGATATCAGTAAAAGTGGTGTGATTGGTGACGCGACAACCGCAACCAAAGAAAAAGGCGATCGCATCCTCGAATCTGTATCTGATGGTTGGGTGCAAGTTATTCAAGATATTTATGTTTTTAAGCTACCTAAAAGCATTCTCTAG
- the mazG gene encoding nucleoside triphosphate pyrophosphohydrolase — protein sequence MEINHENAETLVALQELIDVVAKLRSPDGGCPWDLVQTPETLIPYVIEEAYEVVDAIQSGDQAAIAEELGDLLLQVVLQSQIAKEYQQFSLKEVAQGISQKLIRRHPHVFGDMSVQNADEVRQNWEQIKAAEKGEPTPENQQLSAKLSRYGRTLPPVMAAMKISHKAAAVGFEWENIDGVWAKFHEELGEFQQALAKETPERQQAELGDLLFAVIQLARWYNLDPSAALQGTNQRFVQRLQKMEAVVDRPLSEYSLDELEMLWQQAKAQLAQEL from the coding sequence ATGGAAATAAATCACGAAAATGCTGAAACATTGGTGGCGTTACAAGAATTAATTGATGTGGTGGCAAAATTGCGATCGCCTGATGGTGGTTGCCCTTGGGATTTGGTACAAACTCCCGAAACGCTGATACCTTATGTGATTGAAGAAGCTTATGAAGTGGTAGATGCAATTCAAAGTGGTGATCAAGCCGCAATTGCAGAGGAATTAGGTGATTTACTCTTACAAGTTGTATTACAATCCCAAATCGCCAAAGAGTACCAACAATTCAGCCTCAAAGAAGTAGCCCAAGGTATTTCCCAAAAACTAATTCGCCGCCATCCCCATGTATTCGGTGATATGTCGGTACAAAATGCCGATGAAGTTCGGCAAAACTGGGAGCAAATCAAAGCAGCAGAAAAAGGTGAACCAACCCCAGAAAATCAACAACTGAGTGCCAAACTCAGCCGCTACGGGCGCACTCTTCCCCCCGTGATGGCGGCGATGAAAATTTCGCACAAAGCAGCAGCAGTAGGCTTTGAATGGGAAAACATTGATGGCGTGTGGGCTAAGTTTCACGAAGAGTTAGGAGAGTTTCAGCAAGCTTTGGCAAAGGAAACACCAGAACGTCAGCAAGCAGAGTTAGGCGATTTATTATTTGCGGTGATTCAGTTAGCCCGTTGGTATAATCTTGATCCTAGCGCTGCTTTGCAAGGGACAAATCAGCGATTTGTGCAACGGTTACAAAAAATGGAGGCAGTGGTTGACCGCCCCCTTTCTGAATACAGTTTGGATGAGTTGGAGATGCTCTGGCAACAGGCAAAAGCCCAACTTGCCCAAGAGCTTTAA